A genome region from Paludibacterium sp. B53371 includes the following:
- a CDS encoding energy transducer TonB, with amino-acid sequence MSSQLVYDSAADQRREALAALVAALVMAGLYGLAHLAPLPHFHQEKQAIAIELQPAPPEPQPAPPMPQAQAPAPVAQPQPVLRQAVSKPQPAPSPIPQPSAVPAAPSRTVTTPSPVPSPVRAAEPAPKANVSADREFEAKVRAYIERQKSYPTGREVAIEKPEGTVHACVELGRDGGVRNVSVQQGSGFASLDKAAQRLLNTISYPAFPEGTFSGDTSHVFCTRLKYEPPTN; translated from the coding sequence ATGAGCAGCCAGCTGGTCTACGACAGCGCGGCCGACCAGCGCCGTGAGGCGCTGGCCGCCCTGGTTGCGGCCCTGGTCATGGCGGGCCTGTATGGCCTGGCGCATCTGGCACCGCTGCCGCATTTCCATCAGGAAAAGCAGGCGATTGCCATTGAGCTGCAGCCTGCGCCGCCCGAGCCACAACCTGCGCCGCCGATGCCGCAAGCTCAGGCACCTGCGCCCGTTGCCCAGCCACAGCCTGTGCTGCGGCAGGCGGTCAGCAAGCCGCAGCCTGCACCCAGCCCGATCCCGCAACCCAGTGCCGTGCCCGCGGCACCCAGCCGCACTGTGACCACACCGAGCCCGGTACCGAGTCCGGTGCGGGCGGCCGAGCCGGCCCCCAAAGCCAATGTCAGCGCCGATCGTGAGTTCGAAGCCAAGGTGCGTGCCTATATCGAGCGGCAGAAGAGCTATCCGACTGGGCGTGAAGTGGCCATCGAGAAGCCCGAGGGCACCGTGCACGCCTGTGTCGAACTGGGGCGTGACGGGGGGGTACGCAATGTGTCCGTTCAGCAGGGATCCGGTTTTGCCTCGCTGGACAAGGCAGCGCAGCGTCTGCTCAACACGATTTCCTATCCGGCCTTTCCGGAAGGGACCTTCAGTGGCGATACCAGCCATGTGTTTTGTACCCGGCTCAAGTACGAGCCGCCAACCAACTGA
- a CDS encoding GlxA family transcriptional regulator → MLLLPHASMADFAMACEVLTRANQLAEKKIYEFLTLSLDGTPVALSNGLQYAVDLPLGYSPRLDGLLIFGGDISSDVNVDELSRGIHAQNLEKMQLAGIGCASYWLARAGMLNQQRATIHWQEVNQFTEDFPEVVVSSNLYEADGAVMTCAGGVATMDFTLSLIEAQQGHEFGSRLSEVFIMERTRPGNERQRIPLATRIGGSQPKLTEAVSLMEANIEEPLSTDDIAYYVGVSRRQLERLFKQYLSTVPSKYYLELRLNRARQLLQQTSKSIVQISLACGFSSGPHFSSTYRNHFGITPREERAQRTQPQAQS, encoded by the coding sequence ATGCTTCTGCTGCCACATGCCTCGATGGCTGACTTTGCCATGGCCTGCGAAGTCCTGACGCGTGCCAATCAATTGGCAGAGAAGAAGATCTACGAGTTTCTGACCTTGTCACTGGACGGCACGCCGGTGGCCCTGAGCAACGGACTGCAATACGCCGTCGATCTGCCGCTTGGCTACAGCCCGCGCCTGGATGGCCTGCTGATCTTCGGCGGCGACATCTCCAGCGATGTCAACGTTGACGAGCTCTCGCGCGGCATTCACGCCCAGAACCTGGAAAAGATGCAACTGGCCGGCATCGGTTGCGCCAGTTACTGGCTGGCCCGCGCCGGCATGCTGAACCAGCAGCGTGCCACGATTCACTGGCAGGAAGTGAATCAGTTCACCGAAGACTTCCCCGAGGTCGTGGTCTCGTCCAACCTCTACGAAGCAGACGGCGCGGTCATGACCTGCGCGGGCGGGGTAGCCACCATGGATTTCACCCTGTCGCTGATCGAAGCCCAGCAAGGCCACGAGTTTGGCTCTCGCCTGTCTGAAGTCTTCATCATGGAGCGCACCCGGCCAGGGAACGAGCGTCAGCGCATCCCGCTGGCCACCCGCATCGGCGGCAGCCAGCCCAAGCTGACCGAGGCGGTTAGCCTGATGGAAGCGAATATCGAAGAGCCGCTGTCCACCGATGACATCGCCTATTACGTCGGGGTATCACGCCGACAGCTCGAGCGGCTGTTCAAACAGTACCTCAGCACCGTCCCGTCCAAGTACTATCTGGAATTGCGGCTGAATCGTGCGCGGCAATTGTTGCAGCAGACCTCCAAGTCCATCGTTCAGATCAGCCTGGCCTGCGGCTTCTCCAGCGGCCCGCACTTCTCCAGCACTTATCGCAACCATTTCGGCATCACGCCGCGTGAAGAGCGCGCCCAGCGCACTCAGCCGCAAGCCCAGTCCTGA
- a CDS encoding biopolymer transporter ExbD has product MYFLDEEPRKKARIEIIPMIDVMMFLLVFFVLISLNVIPSTGLTTQLPSSRNAAQSTAIKPAVVTVSATGAVQLNGKDIAPGALSAGLKALQQPGQSLSVVLKSDDAARVQQMVDVMDLVRDSGVSQISIAAKKKS; this is encoded by the coding sequence ATGTACTTCCTCGATGAAGAGCCGCGCAAAAAGGCGCGGATCGAAATCATTCCCATGATCGATGTCATGATGTTCCTGCTGGTCTTTTTCGTCCTGATCAGCCTGAATGTCATTCCGTCGACCGGCCTGACGACCCAGTTGCCTTCTTCGCGCAATGCCGCCCAGTCCACGGCCATCAAGCCTGCTGTCGTCACCGTCTCCGCCACGGGCGCAGTACAGCTCAATGGCAAGGATATTGCGCCGGGGGCCCTGTCCGCCGGACTGAAGGCCCTGCAGCAGCCGGGTCAGTCCCTGTCCGTGGTCCTCAAGAGCGATGACGCCGCCCGTGTGCAGCAGATGGTCGATGTCATGGACCTGGTGCGTGACAGCGGTGTCAGCCAGATTTCCATCGCAGCAAAGAAAAAGTCATGA
- a CDS encoding NAD-glutamate dehydrogenase — MSLTNKTELASLIADIQSVAKSKLSAKEADRHVSFFPVYFEGAEHGDLSRFSSLDLFGAAMAHHDFARKRAVGQHKIRIYNPEFERDGWQSTHSVIEMVTDDMPFLIDSLALFLARNNLNLHLLVHPVLAVRRDQAGSLQEVQRTGEGDALRESYIHVQIDRVSDHAVMQALQDELYRVIADIRLVVSDEPKMRAALAEIGKDLAKIKGARASEAREAIEFLQWTADNHFLFMGYCDYDLVKRGGKDSLKIVKGSGLGILQDQGDKEYSASFEQLPQELRELAHLPQLIILNKSQTRSIIHRSAYVDFIGIKRFDSKGAVIGERRFLGLYTARAYQVSPKNIPILRQKVEAVIRNCDYVENSYKAKTLNFVLESYPRDELFEIPAETLAPIAEGIVNLQERPRVRLFVRTDRYHRYVSCLVYVPRDSFSTEVRLKIERVLLNAFHGNSTEFSVQIGDAMLARVHYIIRTNAAHLPAFREAEIEAEIERLVRGWTEELHQQLIEAHGEEEGNRLFNGYKQAFPLSYREEFAVRNAVLDIQYLEGVSAEQPLAMKLYRPFHRNAEDFNLKLFSYGEALGLSASLPILENMGVRVRDEHPYGVRRADGTTVWISDFGLDLGGAFEQLLREEVQQDFQELLSQVFARRCENDGFNRLTLVAGLNWREISLVRALAKYLRQAGLTFSQAYIEQCVTNYPEISRELVQLFAARLDPQHADLKRAAELEERLHERLDLVANLDEDRILNGLLTVVLATRRTNFWQLDSEGQPKSYISFKLQSGAIAFLPQPRPMFEIWVYSPRVEGVHLRGSRVARGGLRWSDRMEDFRTEVLGLVKAQQVKNSVIVPMGSKGGFVCKQLPPPSDREAWMAEGIACYRIFISALLDLTDNLVNGAIVPPPSVRRLDEDDPYLVVAADKGTATFSDIANSVSQAYGFWLGDAFASGGSAGYDHKKMGITARGAWESVKRHFRHLGLNTQEQDFTVIGIGDMAGDVFGNGMLLSKHIRLKAAFNHLHIFLDPNPDAAKSFAERQRLFDLPRSSWADYDAKLISRGGGVFERSAKSIPLSPEVRAWLGVEEEHLAPNELIRAILTAEADLLYNGGIGTYFKASSESHADAHDRANDGLRVNACDLKVKVLAEGGNLGCTQKGRIEFALKGGLNCSDAIDNSAGVDCSDHEVNIKILLGAVMQAGDMTLKQRNALLAEMTEEVGELVLRNNYLQTELLAIKRQEAASMLSTHARLIHHLEKTGELNRELEFLPNDTQINERRLARQGLTMPEVGVLLAYSKISLDQALLASDLPDDPDFLPVLVNYFPKALQKKFRTQMERHHLKREIIANQLANQIVNRMGTTFVFRLQEESPFSAAEIARAWWIASRVFDAESLWQRIESLDNRVPADRQMTMMVLVRTLVERVTRWVLRNLRPVGSVEKQVARYADKVGALLALLPDLIGSMQYPVVADWEARLNLPNVPQDLARVLARLEFAVSLMDILELAETAKVSPEVVARNYYRLAADLQLDWLRDAITGLPRDNRWQSLARSALRDDLYRMQRSLTSQALADAGDNQAFAGQWLAKRAQHVEICQQMFAELQAFETLDLAMLSAGMRELSNHMLA; from the coding sequence ATGTCCCTGACCAATAAAACCGAATTGGCAAGTCTGATTGCGGATATTCAGTCCGTGGCCAAAAGCAAGTTGTCGGCCAAAGAAGCCGACCGGCATGTCTCCTTTTTCCCGGTCTATTTCGAAGGCGCCGAGCATGGCGACCTGAGTCGTTTTTCTTCGCTGGATCTGTTCGGCGCCGCGATGGCACATCACGATTTCGCCCGCAAGCGGGCGGTCGGCCAGCACAAGATCCGCATCTATAACCCGGAATTCGAGCGGGATGGCTGGCAGTCCACGCACTCGGTCATCGAGATGGTGACGGATGACATGCCGTTCCTGATTGATTCGCTGGCACTGTTTCTCGCCCGCAACAATCTGAACCTGCACCTGCTGGTTCACCCCGTGCTGGCCGTACGCCGCGATCAGGCGGGCAGCCTGCAGGAAGTGCAGCGCACCGGCGAGGGCGATGCCCTGCGTGAGTCCTATATTCATGTGCAGATCGACCGCGTGAGCGACCATGCGGTGATGCAGGCCTTGCAGGATGAGCTGTACCGGGTCATTGCCGATATTCGCCTGGTGGTCAGCGACGAGCCGAAAATGCGCGCCGCGCTGGCAGAAATCGGCAAGGACCTGGCCAAAATCAAGGGCGCCCGGGCCTCCGAGGCGCGCGAAGCCATCGAATTCCTGCAGTGGACGGCCGACAATCACTTCCTGTTCATGGGGTACTGCGACTATGACCTGGTCAAGCGCGGCGGCAAGGACAGCCTGAAGATCGTCAAGGGCAGCGGGCTCGGTATCCTGCAGGATCAGGGGGACAAAGAGTATTCCGCCAGTTTCGAGCAATTGCCGCAGGAGTTGCGCGAGCTGGCACATTTGCCGCAGCTGATCATTCTCAACAAGTCCCAGACCCGCTCCATCATCCACCGCTCGGCCTATGTCGACTTCATCGGCATCAAGCGCTTTGACAGCAAGGGGGCGGTGATCGGCGAGCGGCGTTTCCTGGGGCTGTATACCGCGCGTGCCTACCAGGTGTCGCCGAAGAACATCCCCATCCTGCGGCAGAAGGTCGAGGCTGTGATCCGCAATTGCGATTACGTTGAGAACAGCTACAAGGCCAAGACGCTGAATTTCGTGCTGGAAAGCTATCCGCGAGACGAGCTGTTCGAAATTCCGGCCGAGACCCTGGCGCCGATTGCCGAGGGCATCGTCAATCTGCAGGAGCGGCCGCGGGTGCGCCTGTTCGTGCGAACCGATCGCTACCATCGCTACGTCAGCTGCCTGGTCTATGTGCCGCGCGACAGCTTCAGCACGGAAGTGCGTCTGAAGATCGAGCGGGTGCTGCTCAATGCCTTCCACGGCAATTCGACCGAATTCAGTGTGCAGATCGGTGATGCCATGCTGGCGCGGGTGCATTACATCATCCGTACCAATGCCGCGCATTTGCCGGCTTTCCGCGAGGCCGAGATCGAGGCCGAAATCGAGCGCCTGGTAAGAGGCTGGACTGAGGAGCTGCATCAGCAACTGATCGAGGCGCATGGCGAGGAAGAGGGCAATCGCCTGTTCAATGGCTACAAGCAGGCCTTCCCCCTGTCGTACCGCGAAGAGTTTGCCGTGCGCAATGCGGTGCTGGATATCCAGTACCTGGAAGGCGTTTCCGCGGAACAGCCTCTGGCCATGAAGCTGTACCGGCCTTTCCATCGCAATGCCGAAGATTTCAACCTCAAGCTGTTCAGCTACGGAGAGGCGTTGGGGCTGTCCGCCAGCCTGCCGATTCTGGAAAACATGGGCGTGCGCGTGCGTGACGAGCACCCCTATGGCGTGCGCCGCGCCGATGGCACCACGGTCTGGATCAGTGACTTCGGCCTCGATCTGGGCGGGGCTTTTGAGCAACTGCTGCGTGAAGAGGTGCAGCAGGATTTTCAGGAATTGCTCAGCCAGGTGTTTGCCCGTCGCTGCGAAAACGACGGTTTCAATCGTCTGACCCTGGTGGCCGGGCTCAACTGGCGCGAAATTTCGCTGGTACGCGCGCTGGCCAAGTATCTGCGTCAGGCTGGTCTGACCTTCAGCCAGGCCTATATCGAGCAGTGTGTCACCAATTATCCGGAGATCAGCCGTGAGCTGGTGCAGCTGTTTGCCGCCCGTCTCGACCCGCAGCATGCCGATCTCAAGCGTGCCGCCGAGCTGGAGGAGCGCCTGCACGAGCGCCTGGACCTGGTGGCCAACCTGGATGAGGATCGTATTCTCAATGGTCTGCTGACCGTGGTGCTGGCGACGCGCCGGACCAATTTCTGGCAGCTCGACAGCGAGGGGCAGCCCAAGTCCTATATCTCGTTCAAGCTGCAGTCCGGTGCCATCGCTTTCCTGCCGCAACCCCGTCCGATGTTCGAGATCTGGGTCTACAGTCCGCGCGTAGAAGGCGTACACCTGCGTGGTTCGCGCGTCGCACGTGGCGGTCTGCGCTGGTCGGACCGCATGGAAGACTTCCGCACCGAGGTGCTGGGGCTGGTCAAGGCGCAGCAGGTGAAGAACTCGGTGATTGTGCCGATGGGCTCGAAGGGCGGTTTCGTCTGCAAGCAGCTTCCCCCGCCTTCCGACCGCGAGGCCTGGATGGCCGAGGGCATTGCCTGCTACCGCATCTTCATTTCGGCGTTGCTGGATCTGACAGACAATCTGGTCAATGGCGCCATCGTGCCGCCGCCTTCGGTACGACGTCTGGATGAAGATGATCCCTATCTGGTGGTCGCCGCCGACAAGGGCACGGCCACCTTCTCGGACATTGCCAACAGTGTGTCCCAGGCCTATGGCTTCTGGCTGGGCGATGCCTTTGCTTCCGGCGGCTCGGCCGGTTATGACCACAAGAAGATGGGCATTACCGCGCGGGGGGCCTGGGAGTCGGTCAAGCGACATTTCCGCCATCTCGGCCTGAATACTCAGGAGCAGGACTTTACCGTCATCGGGATCGGTGACATGGCGGGTGACGTCTTCGGCAACGGCATGCTGCTGTCGAAGCATATCCGGCTCAAGGCGGCATTCAACCACCTGCATATTTTCCTCGACCCCAATCCGGACGCCGCCAAGAGCTTTGCCGAGCGGCAGCGTCTGTTTGATCTGCCGCGTTCCAGCTGGGCCGATTACGATGCCAAGCTGATTTCCAGGGGAGGCGGCGTGTTCGAGCGCTCGGCCAAGTCCATCCCGCTGTCGCCGGAGGTGCGTGCCTGGCTGGGGGTGGAGGAGGAGCATCTGGCGCCCAACGAGCTGATCCGCGCCATCCTGACGGCAGAGGCCGATCTGCTCTATAACGGCGGCATTGGTACTTACTTCAAGGCGAGCAGTGAAAGCCATGCCGATGCGCATGACCGCGCCAACGACGGCCTGCGCGTCAACGCCTGCGACCTCAAGGTCAAGGTGCTGGCGGAGGGCGGTAATCTGGGCTGCACCCAGAAGGGGCGGATCGAGTTTGCCCTGAAGGGCGGGCTCAATTGCTCGGATGCCATCGACAACTCGGCCGGGGTGGACTGCTCGGACCATGAGGTGAACATCAAGATTCTGCTGGGCGCTGTCATGCAGGCCGGTGACATGACGCTCAAACAGCGCAATGCGTTGCTGGCCGAGATGACCGAGGAGGTCGGCGAGCTGGTGCTGCGCAACAACTATCTGCAGACCGAGCTGCTGGCCATTAAGCGTCAGGAAGCGGCCTCGATGCTGTCGACCCACGCCCGCCTGATCCACCATCTGGAAAAAACCGGTGAGCTCAATCGCGAGCTGGAGTTCCTGCCGAACGACACCCAGATCAACGAGCGCCGTCTGGCCCGTCAGGGGCTGACCATGCCGGAGGTTGGTGTGTTGCTGGCCTATAGCAAGATCTCGCTGGATCAGGCCTTGCTGGCCAGTGATCTGCCGGATGATCCTGACTTTCTGCCGGTTCTGGTGAATTACTTCCCCAAGGCGCTGCAGAAGAAATTCCGCACCCAGATGGAGCGTCATCACCTCAAGCGCGAGATCATTGCCAATCAATTGGCCAACCAGATCGTCAACCGCATGGGGACCACCTTCGTGTTCCGTCTGCAGGAAGAGTCACCGTTCTCTGCAGCCGAAATCGCCCGTGCCTGGTGGATTGCCAGTCGGGTCTTCGATGCCGAGTCGCTGTGGCAGCGTATCGAGTCGCTGGATAACCGTGTGCCGGCCGATCGTCAGATGACGATGATGGTGCTGGTGCGCACGCTGGTCGAGCGGGTGACGCGCTGGGTGCTGCGCAATCTGCGCCCGGTCGGCTCGGTCGAAAAACAGGTGGCCCGCTATGCCGACAAGGTCGGTGCTCTGCTTGCCCTGCTGCCCGACTTGATCGGCTCCATGCAGTATCCGGTGGTGGCAGACTGGGAGGCGCGACTGAACCTGCCGAATGTGCCGCAGGATCTGGCGCGGGTGCTGGCTCGGCTCGAGTTCGCCGTGTCGCTGATGGATATCCTCGAGCTGGCAGAAACGGCCAAGGTGAGCCCGGAGGTGGTGGCACGCAATTACTATCGACTGGCGGCCGATCTTCAGCTCGACTGGCTGCGTGATGCCATTACCGGCCTGCCGCGTGATAACCGCTGGCAGTCGCTGGCACGCTCGGCCTTGCGCGATGATCTGTATCGCATGCAGCGTTCCCTGACCAGCCAGGCACTGGCCGATGCCGGAGACAATCAGGCCTTTGCCGGGCAGTGGCTGGCCAAGCGGGCTCAGCACGTGGAGATCTGCCAGCAGATGTTTGCCGAACTGCAGGCCTTCGAGACGCTGGATCTGGCGATGTTGTCTGCCGGCATGCGGGAGTTGAGCAATCACATGTTGGCCTGA
- a CDS encoding Tex family protein: MLPSIASRIAAELQVREQQVAATVELLDGGATVPFIARYRKEVTGGLDDTQLRKLDERLTYLRELDERREAILRSISEQEKLTPALQQAILAADNKTTLEDLYLPYKPKRRTKAQIAREAGLQPLADALLSDPGLVPEEVAQSYVDDARGVADGKAALDGARAILIETFAEDAGLLGFLREKLWREGELAAVVVPGKESEGAKFSDYFNHREALHAMPSHRALALLRGRNEGVLQLALKYQPDDVPLTERSAYERQMAEHFGIADKGRPADKWLLDSVRLCWRARVLLSLELELMARVKEAAESEAIRVFAGNLRDLLLAAPAGRRTTIGLDPGLRTGVKVAVVDDTGKLLETATIYPHAPRNDWDRSVATLAQLAQRHRAELVAIGNGTASRETDKLAQDLIRLHPQLGLTRVMVSEAGASVYSASELAANEFPDLDVSLRGAVSIARRLQDPLAELVKIDPKSIGVGQYQHDVHQGQLARSLDGVVEDCVNAVGVDVNTASVPLLTRVSGLNQTLAGNIVAYRNQYGAFRSRSELRKVPRLGDKTFEQAAGFLRVMDGDNPLDRSAVHPEAYPVVEKIVARCGREVRGLIGDSAFLRSVRPMDYVDERFGLPTVVDILKELDKPGRDPRPEFRTATFQDGVESLSDLLPGMLLEGVVTNVTNFGAFVDIGVHQDGLVHISALSSRYVEDPRTVVKAGDVVKVKVLEVDVPRKRIALTMRLDDPAGAGRSAGRSTAEPKARSRQAPSAAAAGDTAMAAAFARLKK, from the coding sequence ATGTTGCCAAGTATCGCCAGCCGGATCGCGGCTGAACTGCAGGTTCGTGAACAACAGGTGGCCGCTACGGTCGAGCTGCTCGACGGCGGGGCCACCGTGCCGTTTATTGCCCGTTACCGCAAGGAAGTGACCGGCGGGCTTGATGATACCCAGTTGCGCAAGCTCGACGAGCGGCTGACCTATCTGCGCGAACTGGATGAGCGGCGCGAGGCCATCCTGCGCTCGATCAGCGAGCAGGAAAAGCTCACCCCCGCGCTGCAGCAGGCCATTCTGGCTGCCGACAACAAGACCACACTGGAAGATTTGTATCTGCCCTACAAGCCGAAACGGCGAACCAAGGCGCAGATAGCGCGCGAGGCCGGGCTGCAGCCGCTGGCCGACGCTTTGCTGTCCGACCCCGGTCTGGTGCCGGAAGAGGTGGCGCAGTCCTATGTCGATGACGCCCGGGGCGTGGCAGATGGCAAGGCGGCGCTGGACGGTGCGCGCGCCATTCTGATTGAAACCTTCGCCGAGGATGCCGGCCTGCTGGGCTTCCTGCGTGAAAAGCTATGGCGTGAGGGGGAACTGGCGGCCGTGGTGGTGCCCGGCAAGGAGAGCGAGGGCGCCAAGTTCTCGGATTACTTCAATCACCGCGAAGCCTTGCATGCCATGCCCTCGCATCGCGCCCTGGCGCTGCTGCGCGGTCGCAATGAGGGCGTTCTGCAGTTGGCGCTCAAATATCAGCCGGACGATGTGCCGCTGACCGAGCGCAGTGCCTACGAACGCCAGATGGCTGAGCATTTCGGCATCGCCGACAAGGGGCGCCCTGCCGACAAGTGGCTGCTGGATTCGGTGCGGCTCTGCTGGCGTGCCAGAGTGTTGCTGTCGCTGGAGCTTGAGCTGATGGCACGTGTCAAGGAAGCGGCCGAGTCGGAGGCCATCAGGGTGTTTGCCGGCAATCTGCGCGATCTGTTGCTGGCGGCGCCGGCAGGACGGCGGACCACCATCGGGCTGGACCCCGGTTTGCGCACCGGTGTGAAGGTTGCCGTGGTCGACGATACCGGCAAGTTGCTCGAGACCGCGACAATTTATCCGCATGCGCCGCGCAATGACTGGGATCGTTCCGTTGCCACGCTGGCACAGCTGGCACAGCGACACCGGGCCGAGCTGGTTGCCATCGGCAACGGTACCGCCAGCCGGGAAACCGACAAGCTGGCGCAGGACCTGATTCGCCTGCATCCGCAACTGGGCCTTACCCGGGTGATGGTCTCCGAGGCGGGGGCGTCGGTGTATTCCGCCTCCGAGCTGGCAGCCAACGAATTTCCGGATCTTGACGTCAGTCTGCGTGGCGCGGTGTCGATTGCCCGTCGTCTGCAGGATCCGCTGGCCGAGCTGGTCAAGATTGATCCGAAGTCGATCGGGGTGGGGCAGTATCAGCACGACGTCCATCAGGGCCAGCTGGCGCGTTCGCTGGATGGTGTGGTGGAAGACTGCGTCAACGCCGTCGGCGTGGATGTGAACACCGCTTCGGTGCCGCTGCTGACCCGCGTGTCCGGTCTGAACCAGACGCTGGCCGGCAATATCGTCGCCTATCGCAACCAGTACGGTGCCTTCCGTTCGCGCAGCGAGTTGCGCAAGGTGCCCCGCCTGGGAGACAAGACCTTTGAACAGGCCGCCGGCTTCCTGCGCGTCATGGATGGCGATAATCCGCTGGATCGCTCTGCCGTTCACCCGGAGGCTTATCCGGTGGTCGAGAAAATCGTCGCGCGCTGCGGGCGTGAGGTGCGTGGCCTGATTGGCGACAGCGCCTTCCTGCGTTCCGTCCGGCCGATGGACTATGTGGACGAGCGTTTCGGTCTGCCGACGGTGGTGGATATTCTGAAGGAGCTGGACAAGCCGGGGCGCGATCCGCGTCCTGAGTTCCGCACTGCCACCTTCCAGGACGGCGTGGAGTCTCTGTCCGATCTGCTGCCGGGCATGCTGCTGGAAGGCGTGGTGACCAACGTCACCAATTTCGGTGCTTTTGTGGATATCGGTGTCCATCAGGACGGGCTGGTGCATATCTCGGCGCTGTCGTCGCGCTACGTTGAGGACCCGCGCACGGTGGTCAAGGCCGGCGATGTGGTCAAGGTGAAGGTGCTGGAGGTGGATGTGCCGCGCAAGCGCATCGCCCTGACCATGCGTCTGGATGATCCGGCCGGTGCCGGCCGCAGCGCTGGGCGCAGTACGGCAGAGCCGAAGGCCCGGTCGCGCCAGGCGCCGTCCGCCGCGGCCGCGGGTGATACCGCCATGGCGGCTGCGTTTGCACGTCTGAAGAAATAG
- a CDS encoding transporter substrate-binding domain-containing protein, whose protein sequence is MRWKVLWLITLSLPTLLHAETLRFGMDLNYPPFSWQDSDGQPQGFDADMARAICRDLQTDCRIVPQDWDGLTKALYLGKFDAILSSMQITPERRQSLSFSRRYYHIASRIITRAGSKVSQHSFQGQAIGVLRGSTQAAFAQDYWGKAGARITAYDKITAAFNDLVRGKLAAVFVDNVVGEQSFLSTAQGRGFAFAGPQYDDPRYFGEGAGIAVRKGDVPLQQRLNQAITDLRASGEYQRIASKYFHFDIYGNER, encoded by the coding sequence ATGCGATGGAAAGTCTTGTGGCTCATCACCCTGAGCCTGCCCACCCTGCTCCATGCAGAAACCTTGCGTTTCGGCATGGATCTCAATTACCCGCCTTTCTCATGGCAGGACAGCGATGGCCAGCCACAGGGCTTTGATGCCGACATGGCACGCGCCATTTGCCGCGACCTGCAGACGGACTGCCGCATCGTGCCACAGGACTGGGATGGCCTGACCAAGGCGCTCTATCTCGGCAAATTCGATGCCATTCTGTCGTCGATGCAGATCACGCCGGAACGGCGTCAGTCCCTCAGCTTCAGCCGCCGCTACTATCACATTGCCAGCCGCATCATTACGCGCGCGGGCAGCAAGGTGTCGCAGCACAGCTTCCAGGGCCAGGCCATCGGGGTGCTGCGCGGATCCACCCAGGCCGCCTTCGCCCAGGACTACTGGGGCAAGGCCGGTGCACGCATCACCGCCTATGACAAGATTACGGCGGCCTTCAATGATCTGGTGCGCGGCAAACTGGCGGCCGTCTTCGTCGACAATGTGGTCGGCGAACAGTCTTTCCTCTCGACCGCGCAAGGGCGCGGCTTTGCCTTTGCCGGGCCGCAGTATGATGATCCGCGCTACTTTGGCGAGGGGGCCGGTATCGCGGTGCGCAAGGGCGATGTCCCGCTGCAGCAGCGTCTGAATCAGGCCATCACCGATCTGCGCGCCAGCGGCGAATACCAGCGGATTGCCAGCAAATACTTTCACTTTGACATTTACGGCAACGAGCGCTGA
- a CDS encoding STAS/SEC14 domain-containing protein: MISIREQSYGLDVALFNEFTLADFKLFEDALLKRAAEIGHPHVLLDLSELKDFTLDMALEELRFVRAHEKDFGKVAVVVSDVWIKLAAHLAGLVTRGHSEYFDSIEVAQAWLNAA; encoded by the coding sequence ATGATCTCTATTCGTGAACAGTCTTACGGACTGGATGTGGCGTTGTTCAACGAGTTCACCCTGGCCGATTTCAAGCTGTTCGAGGACGCGCTGCTCAAGCGCGCGGCGGAAATCGGTCATCCGCATGTCTTGCTCGACCTGTCCGAGCTGAAGGATTTCACCCTGGACATGGCGCTGGAAGAACTGCGCTTCGTGCGTGCCCATGAAAAGGACTTCGGCAAGGTGGCCGTGGTGGTCAGTGACGTCTGGATCAAGCTGGCGGCCCATCTGGCCGGCCTGGTTACCCGTGGTCATTCCGAGTACTTCGACAGTATCGAAGTGGCGCAAGCCTGGCTGAATGCCGCCTGA